From one Catenuloplanes nepalensis genomic stretch:
- a CDS encoding ABC transporter ATP-binding protein produces MNGIAVVCRRVVHIYRVEGNDVVALSGVDLDIAPGSTVALVGPSGSGKSTLIALLGGLMRPSAGRVQVGLVDLGKAADAELARMRGTDIGVVLQGAARNLLPHATLAANMWLAQRRAAKVRPADVEPFERILGLVGLGGFGEATVGELPPGAQQRAALAVGMAASPGLLLMDEPTSRLDRSARDEVLDALETVNRERGTTIVVVTHDPDVGARLGRAITIRDGRVGAEGRDGQEFAVVAGDGTVQLPPAMLESYPPGTLLAVESVDGQVVMATAAREPVGDGTP; encoded by the coding sequence GTGAACGGCATCGCGGTGGTCTGCCGGCGGGTGGTGCACATCTACCGGGTCGAGGGCAACGACGTGGTCGCGCTCTCCGGCGTCGACCTGGACATCGCGCCCGGCAGCACGGTCGCGCTGGTCGGGCCGTCCGGCTCCGGCAAGTCCACGTTGATCGCGCTGCTCGGCGGCCTGATGCGGCCGTCCGCCGGTCGCGTCCAGGTCGGGCTGGTCGACCTCGGCAAGGCCGCCGACGCGGAGCTGGCCCGCATGCGCGGCACCGACATCGGCGTGGTGCTGCAGGGCGCCGCGCGCAACCTGCTGCCGCACGCCACGCTCGCCGCGAACATGTGGCTGGCCCAGCGGCGCGCGGCCAAGGTCAGGCCGGCCGACGTCGAGCCGTTCGAGCGGATCCTCGGCCTGGTCGGGCTGGGCGGCTTCGGCGAGGCCACGGTCGGCGAACTCCCGCCCGGTGCCCAGCAGCGCGCCGCGCTCGCGGTCGGCATGGCCGCCTCACCCGGACTGCTGCTGATGGACGAGCCCACGTCCCGGCTGGACCGGTCCGCGCGCGACGAGGTGCTGGACGCGCTGGAGACCGTCAACCGCGAGCGCGGCACCACGATCGTGGTGGTCACGCACGACCCCGACGTCGGCGCGCGGCTCGGCCGGGCGATCACCATCCGGGACGGGCGGGTCGGCGCGGAGGGCCGCGACGGGCAGGAGTTCGCGGTCGTCGCCGGCGACGGCACGGTGCAGCTGCCACCCGCGATGCTGGAGAGCTACCCGCCGGGCACGCTGCTCGCGGTGGAGAGCGTCGACGGGCAGGTCGTGATGGCCACCGCGGCGAGGGAACCTGTCGGGGACGGCACACCGTGA
- a CDS encoding tetratricopeptide repeat protein encodes MSDPRITSSIFTRGAVDLGALRSTPQPTAAPAPAARPAASAAAPASPSGAGTVIDVTDADFRTEVLERSLTTPVILDFWAEWCQPCKQLSPILERLAEEGAGSWILGKVDVDANPGLAQAFQIQSIPMVAAVVGGQPVQGFQGALPEAQVRQYIEAVLKAAGVQAPQHEDPRLAEADDAMMDGDLDAAEAAYKKILNESPADAAAESGLAQVSLFRRVQGVDPGATLSVAAGAPDDVRSQLLAADVEVLSGNAAEAYDRLIKLIRRVYGDERETVRRHLLSLFTVAGPDDPAVASARRALANALF; translated from the coding sequence ATGAGCGACCCACGGATCACCTCGTCGATCTTCACCCGCGGCGCGGTCGACCTCGGTGCGCTGCGGAGCACCCCGCAGCCGACCGCCGCGCCCGCGCCCGCGGCGCGCCCCGCCGCCTCCGCCGCGGCCCCCGCCTCGCCGTCCGGCGCCGGCACCGTCATCGACGTGACCGACGCCGACTTCCGGACCGAGGTGCTGGAGCGGTCCCTGACCACGCCGGTCATCCTCGACTTCTGGGCCGAGTGGTGCCAGCCCTGCAAGCAGCTGTCCCCGATCCTGGAGCGCCTCGCCGAGGAGGGCGCCGGCTCCTGGATCCTCGGCAAGGTCGACGTGGACGCCAACCCGGGCCTGGCCCAGGCGTTCCAGATCCAGAGCATCCCGATGGTCGCGGCCGTGGTCGGCGGCCAGCCCGTGCAGGGCTTCCAGGGCGCGCTGCCCGAGGCCCAGGTCCGGCAGTACATCGAGGCCGTGCTCAAGGCCGCCGGTGTGCAGGCACCCCAGCACGAGGACCCGCGGCTGGCCGAGGCCGACGACGCGATGATGGACGGCGACCTGGACGCGGCCGAGGCGGCGTACAAGAAGATTCTCAACGAGTCGCCGGCCGACGCGGCCGCCGAGTCCGGGCTCGCCCAGGTCTCGCTGTTCCGCCGGGTGCAGGGCGTCGACCCGGGCGCCACGCTCTCCGTCGCGGCCGGTGCGCCCGACGACGTCAGGTCCCAGCTGCTCGCGGCGGACGTCGAGGTGCTCAGCGGCAACGCGGCCGAGGCGTACGACCGGCTGATCAAGCTCATCCGCCGCGTCTACGGTGACGAGCGTGAGACGGTGCGCCGCCACCTGCTCTCGCTGTTCACCGTCGCCGGCCCGGACGACCCGGCCGTCGCGAGCGCCCGCCGCGCGCTGGCGAACGCGCTGTTCTAA
- a CDS encoding penicillin-binding transpeptidase domain-containing protein translates to MLRLRTTAVTALLLASTSLTACSGSDGPGEMLNAFLAGWRSGNMDGVGVVSAAGQTMSAADVTAAIQALSGQLKETPPELSAPEPAEDKTLATGDVKVSWTLPGGRRWEYQTPVRLSKGDDAWRVVWEPAVVHPQLKEGDELRVQRIAGTRAAILDAAGTSIFSDRKVVVVGLHPKLATSLDSTVATLGAEMKQFGVDLSGLKAEVEAAEPDAEVVVATLRDTDYAKVKSKIEKLPGLQTREETRFLAPTRVFARALLGTVGDVTKEDMDAAPGTFEIGDQIGHGGLQERYDEQLRGTPGEAVVITQAAPAGEPTFTELWRAEPAPGKPIRTTLDPKIQTAADDAVNKETKRAALVAIKISDGSIVAVANGPNGGAENLAFTAQVPPGSTYKMVSTLGLLDANIVGKDSPVDCPKTFTVDGRTFNNAYDMALGTVPFHTDFARSCNTAFAALSAKLGAPGLAAAGAQLGIGGTWDVGADAYTGKVSSGTPAAELAAAAFGQGKTVVSPLAMAAATAAVARGAFVAPKLVIDPAPAGSPAPAAPLKETSVTALQAMMREVVTDGTGADLKSVKGDPVFGKTGTAEFDDSDLDKTHGWFVGWRGDIAVAVFVEEGGTGGGAAVPLVKSFFSAL, encoded by the coding sequence ATGCTCAGGCTCCGCACGACCGCCGTGACGGCCCTGCTCCTCGCGAGCACGTCGCTCACCGCGTGCTCCGGCTCGGACGGTCCCGGCGAGATGTTGAACGCGTTCCTGGCCGGCTGGCGCTCCGGCAACATGGACGGCGTCGGCGTCGTCTCCGCGGCCGGGCAGACGATGAGCGCGGCGGACGTGACCGCCGCGATCCAGGCGCTGTCCGGCCAGCTGAAGGAGACGCCGCCGGAGCTGTCCGCGCCCGAACCGGCCGAGGACAAGACGCTGGCCACCGGCGACGTGAAGGTCTCCTGGACGCTGCCCGGCGGGCGCCGCTGGGAGTACCAGACGCCGGTCCGGCTCAGCAAGGGCGATGACGCGTGGCGCGTGGTCTGGGAGCCCGCGGTCGTCCACCCGCAGCTCAAGGAGGGCGACGAGCTGCGCGTGCAACGGATCGCCGGCACCCGCGCCGCGATCCTGGACGCGGCCGGCACCTCGATCTTCAGCGACCGCAAGGTCGTCGTGGTCGGACTGCACCCGAAGCTCGCCACCTCGCTCGATTCCACCGTGGCCACGCTCGGCGCCGAGATGAAGCAGTTCGGCGTGGACCTGAGCGGGCTCAAGGCCGAGGTCGAGGCGGCCGAGCCGGACGCCGAGGTGGTCGTCGCCACGCTCCGGGACACCGACTACGCCAAGGTCAAGTCGAAGATCGAGAAGCTCCCCGGACTGCAGACCCGCGAGGAGACCCGGTTCCTGGCACCGACCCGGGTCTTCGCCCGCGCGCTGCTCGGCACGGTCGGCGACGTGACCAAGGAGGACATGGACGCGGCGCCGGGCACGTTCGAGATCGGCGACCAGATCGGGCACGGCGGACTACAGGAACGGTACGACGAGCAGCTGCGCGGCACGCCCGGCGAGGCCGTGGTGATCACGCAGGCCGCCCCCGCGGGCGAGCCGACGTTCACCGAGCTGTGGCGCGCCGAACCGGCCCCGGGGAAGCCGATCAGGACGACGCTGGACCCGAAGATCCAGACGGCCGCGGACGACGCGGTGAACAAGGAGACGAAGCGGGCCGCGCTGGTCGCCATCAAGATCTCGGACGGGTCGATCGTGGCGGTCGCGAACGGGCCGAACGGCGGGGCGGAGAACCTCGCGTTCACCGCGCAGGTGCCGCCCGGGTCGACGTACAAGATGGTCTCCACGCTCGGCCTGCTCGACGCGAACATCGTCGGCAAGGACAGCCCGGTCGACTGCCCGAAGACGTTCACGGTCGACGGGCGGACCTTCAACAACGCGTACGACATGGCGCTCGGCACGGTCCCGTTCCACACCGACTTCGCCCGGTCCTGCAACACCGCGTTCGCGGCACTGTCGGCCAAGCTGGGCGCGCCGGGCCTCGCCGCGGCCGGCGCGCAGCTCGGCATCGGCGGGACGTGGGACGTGGGCGCGGACGCGTACACCGGCAAGGTCTCCTCCGGCACGCCCGCGGCGGAACTGGCCGCGGCCGCGTTCGGCCAGGGCAAGACCGTGGTCAGCCCGCTCGCGATGGCCGCGGCCACGGCCGCGGTCGCCCGGGGCGCGTTCGTCGCGCCGAAGCTCGTGATCGACCCGGCCCCGGCCGGGTCACCGGCCCCGGCCGCGCCGCTCAAGGAGACGTCGGTGACCGCGCTGCAGGCGATGATGCGCGAGGTGGTCACGGACGGCACGGGCGCGGATCTCAAGTCCGTGAAGGGCGACCCGGTGTTCGGCAAGACCGGCACCGCGGAGTTCGACGACTCCGACCTGGACAAGACCCACGGCTGGTTCGTGGGCTGGCGCGGCGACATCGCGGTGGCGGTCTTCGTCGAGGAGGGCGGCACCGGCGGCGGCGCGGCCGTCCCGCTGGTCAAGTCCTTCTTCTCCGCGCTGTAG
- a CDS encoding NAD-glutamate dehydrogenase, with the protein MDRRQVTGGDDNTQDDEVAVPASGSEAIESGVSAREVEDTELEEPLPNAERLVAQAVALAGDDHDTASLVDRFWRFAADEELVGYTPKALLDAALKHRELAAQRVPGELKLTIEELSEQGRTVIQVITDDMPFLVDSVTALLEGYHLDIHLLAHPLLVVRREPLGALTEVAAEVEPDEGIDGDLLESWMRIDVDPVRDTVTRDALYRELQRVLTDVRDAVDDWPRMRQRALDIAVELSAVRDTPDRPPVPEKDLTDSIELLNWLAEEHFTFLGYREYELVDGEGDEKLLRATMGSGLGILRADQQAPRVLSTMTPEAYAKVLEKRLLIITKANSRATVHRSAYLDYIGIKMFDAAGEVVGERRFLGLLATDAYRTSVTELPVVKRKVAEIVERSGLSPRSHSGKDLMAILETYPRDELFQIKVDDLYHAVIGVLRMAGRRQLRLFLRRDGYGRFISCLIYLPRDRFTTVNRLRMQEILLRELNGVGVDYTTRVSESTLARVHLIIRTDPANPPGMVNADALAEDLAYATRLWDDDFRLVLDRKLGDGQAKRLYSRYVEALPESYKDEYNPYESVQDLAKLELLEEAGQLEMHLFSQDDEVRFKVFRYGEPMVLSDVLPVLHSLGVRVLDERPFEISLDPASVFLYDFGLRLPDSHRALQEVRPHVENAFAAAWRAEAEVDGLNELVLRAGLTWRQVVVLRAYAKYLRQAGAVYSQEYMESTFVQYPAIAAALVRLFETRFSPWLQLGEAERTKRADTMVAEITERLDEVSSLDQDRIMRSFLTMMLATLRTSFYQRGKDNRPKSYVAFKLDPQAIPDLPAPRPKYEIFVYSPRFEGVHLRFGAVARGGLRWSDRREDFRTEILGLVKAQMVKNAVIVPVGAKGGFVLKQAPSATDRDAFLAEGVACYRQFIAALLDVTDNISGGKIVPPREVVRHDGDDPYLVVAADKGTATFSDIANEISVAADFWLGDAFASGGSAGYDHKKMGITARGAWESVKKHFRDLGLNTQAEDFTVVGVGDMSGDVFGNGMLLSEHIRLVAAFDHRHIFIDPNPDAATSFAERQRMFALPRSSWADYDTALISAGGGVFPRTAKSIPVSAEAAAALGLAGPANMSPQELMRAILLAPVDLLFNGGIGTYVKAASESHGDVGDKANDPIRVNGGQLRVRVVGEGGNLGLTQRGRIEFALNGGKIGTDFIDNSAGVDCSDHEVNIKILLGGAVADGELTVADRDALLAEMTDEVAALVLRDNYEQAGALGTACAQSRSLLPVHRRMIDDLVAAGHLNRDLEALPSDAELDTREHGLSAPEFAVLLAYTKIVLERELEDDPIADEPWTAEVLANYFPTALRERYADRMPGHRLRHQIVTTALVNEVVNRGGTSFVYRAMDESGASASDVIRAYTVVRDVFGLRDLWAAIEAQDNVIPTSAQILVYLEGRRLLDRAVRWIVGNRRSPLDVPGETARLQSGIAALLPRLERQLQGAELQAFEARVAEMTEQAVPRDLAVWATRLVYSFGLLDIVETASVTGRDVNEVAEVYFVLSERLRVDALLSKVSALPRNDRWQTLARMALRYDLYAALAALTAEVLQSSDDTMAAENRVNAWEQANSSALTRARKSMTDFGESAGDLAALSVLLRQIRTLVKTSAAG; encoded by the coding sequence ATGGACCGGCGCCAGGTGACCGGCGGGGACGACAACACCCAGGACGACGAGGTGGCCGTCCCGGCCTCCGGGTCCGAGGCGATCGAGTCGGGGGTGAGCGCCCGCGAGGTGGAGGACACCGAGCTCGAGGAGCCCTTGCCGAACGCGGAACGGCTGGTCGCGCAGGCGGTCGCGCTGGCCGGTGACGATCACGACACCGCGAGCCTGGTGGACCGGTTCTGGCGGTTCGCGGCCGATGAGGAGCTGGTCGGCTACACGCCGAAGGCGCTGCTCGACGCCGCGCTCAAGCACCGCGAGCTGGCCGCGCAGCGCGTCCCGGGCGAGCTGAAGCTGACCATCGAGGAGCTGTCCGAGCAGGGCCGCACGGTGATCCAGGTGATCACGGACGACATGCCGTTCCTGGTCGACTCGGTGACCGCGCTGCTGGAGGGTTACCACCTCGACATACACCTGCTGGCCCACCCGCTGCTGGTGGTGCGCCGCGAGCCGCTGGGCGCGCTGACCGAGGTCGCGGCCGAGGTCGAGCCGGACGAGGGCATCGACGGCGACCTGCTCGAGAGCTGGATGCGGATCGACGTCGACCCGGTGCGCGACACGGTCACCCGCGACGCGCTCTACCGCGAGCTGCAACGGGTGCTCACGGACGTGCGGGACGCGGTCGATGACTGGCCGCGCATGCGGCAGCGCGCGCTGGACATCGCGGTCGAGCTTTCCGCGGTGCGCGACACGCCGGACCGCCCGCCGGTGCCGGAGAAGGACCTGACCGACTCGATCGAGCTGCTGAACTGGCTGGCCGAGGAGCACTTCACGTTCCTCGGCTACCGGGAGTACGAACTGGTCGACGGCGAGGGCGACGAGAAGCTGCTGCGGGCCACGATGGGTTCCGGCCTGGGCATCCTGCGGGCCGACCAGCAGGCGCCGCGCGTGCTCTCCACGATGACCCCGGAGGCGTACGCGAAGGTGCTGGAGAAGCGCCTCCTGATCATCACGAAGGCGAACTCGCGGGCGACCGTGCACCGCTCCGCCTACCTCGACTACATCGGCATCAAGATGTTCGACGCGGCCGGCGAGGTGGTGGGGGAGCGGCGCTTCCTGGGCCTGCTGGCCACGGACGCGTACCGGACCTCCGTGACCGAGCTGCCCGTGGTCAAGCGCAAGGTCGCGGAGATCGTGGAGCGCTCCGGCCTGTCGCCGCGCAGCCACTCGGGCAAGGACCTGATGGCGATCCTGGAGACGTACCCCCGGGACGAGCTCTTCCAGATCAAGGTGGACGACCTCTACCACGCGGTGATCGGCGTGCTCCGCATGGCCGGGCGCCGCCAGCTGCGGCTCTTCCTGCGCCGCGACGGTTACGGCCGGTTCATCTCCTGCCTGATCTACCTGCCGCGCGACCGGTTCACCACGGTCAACCGGCTGCGCATGCAGGAGATCCTGCTCCGCGAGCTGAACGGCGTGGGCGTCGACTACACCACCCGGGTCAGCGAGTCGACGCTGGCGCGCGTGCACCTGATCATCCGGACCGATCCGGCGAACCCGCCCGGCATGGTCAACGCGGACGCGCTCGCCGAGGATCTGGCCTACGCGACCCGCCTCTGGGACGACGACTTCCGCCTGGTGCTGGACCGCAAGCTCGGCGACGGCCAGGCGAAACGCCTCTACAGCCGGTACGTCGAGGCGCTGCCGGAGAGCTACAAGGACGAGTACAACCCGTACGAGTCCGTGCAGGACCTGGCCAAGCTGGAGCTGCTCGAAGAGGCCGGCCAGCTGGAGATGCACCTGTTCTCGCAGGACGACGAGGTCCGGTTCAAGGTCTTCCGGTACGGCGAGCCGATGGTCCTCTCCGACGTGCTCCCGGTGCTGCACTCGCTCGGCGTCCGGGTGCTCGACGAGCGCCCGTTCGAGATCTCGCTCGACCCGGCCTCGGTCTTCCTCTACGACTTCGGCCTGCGGCTGCCCGACTCGCACCGCGCGCTGCAGGAGGTCCGGCCGCACGTGGAGAACGCGTTCGCGGCCGCCTGGCGCGCCGAGGCCGAGGTCGACGGCCTGAACGAGCTGGTCCTGCGCGCCGGCCTGACCTGGCGGCAGGTCGTGGTGCTCCGGGCGTACGCGAAGTACCTGCGCCAGGCCGGCGCGGTCTACTCGCAGGAGTACATGGAGTCCACGTTCGTGCAGTACCCGGCGATCGCGGCCGCGCTGGTCCGGCTGTTCGAGACCCGGTTCTCGCCGTGGCTGCAACTGGGCGAGGCCGAGCGCACCAAGCGCGCGGACACCATGGTCGCCGAGATCACCGAGCGGCTGGACGAGGTGAGCAGCCTCGACCAGGACCGGATCATGCGGTCCTTCCTGACCATGATGCTGGCGACCCTGCGCACCAGCTTCTACCAGCGCGGCAAGGACAACCGGCCGAAGTCGTACGTGGCGTTCAAGCTGGACCCGCAGGCGATCCCGGACCTGCCCGCGCCACGCCCGAAGTACGAGATCTTCGTCTACTCGCCGCGCTTCGAGGGCGTGCACCTGCGCTTCGGCGCGGTCGCGCGCGGCGGCCTGCGCTGGTCCGACCGGCGCGAGGACTTCCGCACCGAGATCCTCGGCCTGGTCAAGGCGCAGATGGTGAAGAACGCGGTGATCGTGCCGGTCGGGGCCAAGGGCGGTTTCGTCCTCAAGCAGGCACCGTCCGCGACCGATCGTGACGCGTTCCTGGCCGAGGGCGTGGCCTGCTACCGCCAGTTCATCGCGGCGCTGCTGGACGTCACGGACAACATCTCCGGCGGCAAGATCGTCCCGCCGCGCGAGGTGGTCCGGCACGACGGCGACGACCCCTACCTGGTGGTCGCGGCGGACAAGGGCACGGCCACGTTCTCCGACATCGCGAACGAGATCTCGGTCGCGGCCGACTTCTGGCTCGGCGACGCGTTCGCGTCCGGCGGCTCGGCCGGCTACGACCACAAGAAGATGGGCATCACCGCGCGCGGCGCCTGGGAGTCGGTCAAGAAGCACTTCCGCGACCTGGGGCTGAACACGCAGGCCGAGGACTTCACCGTGGTCGGCGTGGGCGACATGTCCGGCGACGTGTTCGGCAACGGCATGCTGCTCTCCGAGCACATCCGGCTGGTCGCGGCGTTCGACCACCGGCACATCTTCATCGACCCGAACCCGGACGCGGCCACCTCGTTCGCGGAACGGCAGCGCATGTTCGCGCTGCCGCGCTCCTCGTGGGCCGACTACGACACCGCGCTGATCTCCGCTGGTGGTGGCGTGTTCCCGCGTACCGCCAAGTCCATCCCGGTCTCCGCGGAAGCGGCCGCCGCTCTGGGCCTGGCCGGTCCGGCGAACATGAGCCCGCAGGAGCTGATGCGCGCGATCCTGCTCGCCCCGGTCGACCTGCTGTTCAACGGCGGCATCGGCACCTACGTGAAGGCCGCGTCCGAGTCGCACGGCGACGTCGGCGACAAGGCCAACGACCCGATCCGGGTCAACGGCGGCCAGCTGCGGGTACGCGTGGTCGGCGAGGGCGGCAACCTGGGCCTGACCCAGCGGGGCAGGATCGAGTTCGCGCTCAACGGCGGCAAGATCGGCACCGACTTCATCGACAACTCGGCCGGCGTCGACTGCTCCGACCACGAGGTCAACATCAAGATCCTGCTGGGCGGCGCGGTCGCGGACGGCGAACTGACCGTCGCCGACCGGGACGCGCTGCTGGCCGAGATGACCGACGAGGTCGCCGCGCTGGTGCTGCGCGACAACTACGAACAGGCCGGCGCGCTCGGCACCGCGTGCGCGCAGTCCCGCTCGCTGCTGCCGGTGCACCGCCGCATGATCGACGACCTGGTCGCGGCCGGGCACCTCAACCGTGACCTGGAGGCGCTGCCGAGCGACGCGGAGCTGGACACGCGCGAGCACGGACTCTCCGCGCCCGAGTTCGCGGTGCTGCTCGCGTACACCAAGATCGTCCTGGAGAGGGAGCTGGAGGACGACCCGATCGCGGACGAGCCGTGGACCGCGGAGGTGCTCGCCAACTACTTCCCGACCGCGCTGCGCGAACGCTACGCCGACCGCATGCCCGGCCACCGCCTGCGCCACCAGATCGTCACGACCGCGCTGGTCAACGAGGTGGTCAACCGCGGCGGCACGTCGTTCGTCTACCGCGCGATGGACGAGTCCGGCGCCTCCGCCTCCGACGTGATCCGGGCGTACACGGTGGTCCGCGACGTCTTCGGCCTGCGCGACCTGTGGGCCGCGATCGAGGCCCAGGACAACGTCATCCCGACGTCCGCGCAGATCCTGGTCTACCTGGAGGGCCGCCGCCTGCTCGACCGCGCGGTCCGCTGGATCGTCGGCAACCGGCGCTCCCCACTGGACGTACCCGGCGAGACCGCCCGCCTCCAGTCCGGCATCGCCGCGCTGCTCCCGCGCCTGGAACGCCAGCTCCAGGGCGCCGAACTGCAGGCCTTCGAGGCGCGCGTCGCCGAGATGACCGAGCAGGCCGTGCCGCGCGACCTCGCGGTCTGGGCCACCCGGCTGGTCTACAGCTTCGGCCTGCTCGACATCGTCGAGACCGCATCCGTCACCGGCCGCGACGTCAACGAGGTCGCCGAGGTCTACTTCGTCCTCTCCGAACGCCTCCGCGTCGACGCGCTGCTGTCCAAGGTCTCCGCGCTCCCGCGCAACGACCGCTGGCAGACGCTCGCCCGGATGGCGCTGCGCTACGACCTCTACGCGGCGCTGGCCGCGCTCACGGCCGAGGTCCTCCAGTCCTCCGACGACACCATGGCGGCCGAGAACCGTGTCAACGCCTGGGAACAGGCCAACTCGTCGGCCCTGACCCGCGCCCGCAAGTCGATGACCGACTTCGGCGAGTCCGCCGGCGATCTGGCCGCGCTCTCGGTCCTGCTCCGCCAGATCCGCACCCTGGTCAAGACCTCAGCCGCAGGCTGA